In one window of Frigoriglobus tundricola DNA:
- the fdhD gene encoding formate dehydrogenase accessory sulfurtransferase FdhD produces the protein MRFNNPEQRRPAPVPPGATVSARVTPLPLDDRVVTRDDTLAVEAPLELRLGGKPLTVLMRTPGHDEELVTGFLFNEGIIADADELISLEHPSDARDAEHGNVLDVRLMTARRLPSERLFLSNSSCGICGKQSLASVELHGVPVRSDLVVPRRVLAALPDRLRGAQPVFAETGGVHASALFTPAGVLVAVREDVGRHNALDKVVGWALTEGRVPLGDCLLLVSGRVSYELVQKAIAAGIPLIAAVGAPSSLAVALAERFGITLVGFLRPGSMNCYAHPSRVTE, from the coding sequence ATGCGATTCAACAACCCGGAGCAACGTCGGCCGGCTCCCGTACCGCCGGGAGCGACGGTTTCGGCCCGCGTGACCCCCCTTCCCCTCGACGACCGGGTCGTAACGCGGGACGACACTCTCGCCGTGGAAGCGCCGCTCGAACTGCGTCTGGGTGGTAAGCCGCTGACGGTGCTGATGCGCACGCCGGGCCACGACGAAGAACTCGTGACGGGGTTTCTCTTTAACGAAGGCATCATCGCGGACGCCGACGAACTCATTTCTCTCGAGCACCCGTCCGACGCGCGCGACGCCGAGCACGGGAACGTGCTGGACGTGCGGCTCATGACCGCGCGGCGCCTCCCCTCCGAACGGCTGTTTTTGAGCAACTCCAGTTGCGGCATCTGCGGCAAACAGTCGCTCGCGTCTGTCGAGTTACACGGTGTCCCGGTTCGCTCGGATCTGGTGGTCCCCAGGCGCGTCCTGGCCGCCCTTCCCGACCGTTTGCGCGGGGCGCAGCCCGTGTTCGCCGAGACCGGCGGGGTTCATGCGTCCGCGCTGTTCACACCCGCGGGTGTGTTGGTGGCCGTGCGCGAGGACGTGGGCCGACACAACGCCCTCGACAAAGTTGTCGGCTGGGCGCTCACAGAGGGTCGCGTACCACTCGGAGATTGTCTGCTGCTGGTGTCGGGCCGGGTGAGTTACGAACTGGTTCAGAAGGCGATCGCCGCTGGCATCCCATTGATCGCGGCGGTCGGCGCGCCGTCGTCACTCGCGGTGGCACTGGCCGAACGTTTCGGGATCACGCTCGTCGGCTTCCTGCGCCCCGGAAGTATGAATTGCTACGCCCACCCGTCACGCGTGACGGAGTGA